The genomic window GGGCGATGAAATCGGTAAGGACGAGGCTCTGCTGGATATCGGTACAGACAAGGTCGACTCGGAGATACCGTCACCTGCCGTCGGTGTTGTCGTGGAGATTCTGGCGCAGCCTAACGACGTTATTCCGGTGGGTGAAACTATCGCCCGGATCGAGACAGACAGTGATGCGGCTGTTGTTGTACCGTCCGGGGAGGAAGAGTCTCAAGCCACAGCTGAGATAGATGAAGGTGTGGAGGTGGAGCCTGAACCCGCCGATGGTGATGAGCCAGAAGCGGTTATAGATAAAACTGCGCCGACTGCACGACAGCCAAGGGAGAAGAGGCAATATTATACTCCGCTGGTGAGATCAATCGCCAGGAAGGAAAACATTGCTGAAGATGAGCTGGCGGCCCTCGAAGGCAGTGGTCGAGGAGGCAGAGTGACGAAAGCAGATATTCTCGCCTACCTTAAGGCAGGCAGGATGGCGTCTGTATCTGTCACCCCGGCCCCAGGTCTCAAGGAAGAGGTGGTGGAATTGTCGCGCATGCGTCAGATCATTGCGGAACACATGAGGCTCAGTCTTGATACATCAGCGCATACCTATCTTATCTCCGAGTGCGACGTCTCCGGCATCGTGGAATACGTGACACAGGAAAAAGATCGTTTCCTGCTGCGTGAAAGTTTTGAACTGACATACACCCCCTTCTTTATTCAAGCGGCTGTCAGGGCTATAGAGCATTATCCCATTTTTAACGCTTCTCTTGACGGAACCACAATTCACCATCACAGGAATATCAACATCGGTCTGGCGGTAGCGCTTGAAGAGGGTCTTATGGTTCCTGTCATTAAAAACTGCGAAGAGCTCAATTTTTTCGGCATTTGCCGTAAGACCCGCGACCTGGCGCAAAGGGCGAGGAGCGGCAACATTTTACCCGATGAATTGCAAGGTTCTACCTTTTCAATCACCAATTACGGCGTTTTCGGCAACATCCTCGGGACACCTATAATCAACCAGCCTAATGCGGCGATCCTCGGTGTTGGCGCTGTGAAGAAGAAACCGGTAGTGAGGGAATCGGAGCACGGCGACGCCATCGTAGTCCGTTCCATGGTCTATCTCTCTCTCGGCCTGGACCATCGCCTGATTGATGGCTCCGGCGGCGGGCGGTTTTTGCAGCGAATGGTAGACTGCCTGGAGAATCTAAATACGTCAGTGTTGTTGTAGCTATGGCTAAGATTGATCACGTGTTGAAATTGTATGCGGAGACGATCCGGTCGCCGTATCTGCATTACGGATTATGGGAGAATCCTGAAACTGTGGACGTTGAATCTACCACTCTTTCTGAGATTCGTGACGCTCAGGAGAGGTATATTGTCCATTTAGCCGATCTCATTCCGGCAGGCGTCAAAACAGTACTGGATGCAGGATGTGGAATTGGAGGTAACACCGCTTTTCTCAAGGAGCGGGGATTTGAAGTGGAAGCGCTGTCGCCGGACAGTTATCAGGAGGAGCTGTTTCATCAGAAGTTCAATTCTGACGTCAAATTCTACAGGACACGGTTTGAGAGTTTCGAGACACAGAAGAAATATGATCTGATCCTTATGAGCGAGAGTGCGGCATATATCCGCATGGAGTCTGGGATTGAAAAAGCGTGGTATCTGCTGTCGACGGGCGGATATTGGCTGGTTTCCGACTATTTCGTCAGCAGCTCCGATGGTGGCGACAGTCCGCATCTCAAATCGGCCCACCGCCTCGACCGTTATCTGGAGGCGGCAAAGAGTGGGGGTTTTGATCTGATCGTTGAGCGAGATATCACCGAAAATGTGATGCCGACACTCGATGCGGCATACCATTTCTATAACCGGTTTATCGTGCCGATGGCCGAATATGCATCGCACTCCGCGACAAAGAATGCGCCAAAGCTGTCTAAGCTCTTCAAGTTGGTCTACGGTAAGAAAATCAGGCAGAAGATGGATCAAGTGGATTATCTTAAGAGCAGTGAATTCCGCAAGTATCGAAAGTACATGGTGCTCCTTTTTCAGAAGGGGGAGAGATGACGCCCGCAGTGAGGAGTAGTGAAGCTAATCCTCAGATGGAGCGAAAGCCCGACTGGCTGAAGGTTACTCTGCGGAGCGGCCAAAACTTTTCCGAGCTGAAGGGGATGGTGCGTGACGGGAATCTCCACACCGTCTGCGAAGAAGCGCTCTGCCCCAACATCTATGAGTGCTGGGAGAGGCGGTCTGCCACTCTGATGATTCTCGGTGATGTCTGCACACGATCGTGCGGTTTCTGTAATGTGAAGACGGGGAAGCCGACATGGTACGATGCCCGGGAACCGCAACGGACGGCGGAAGCTGTGCATCAAATGCAGCTGAAGCACTGTGTCATCACTTCCGTCAATCGCGACGAACTGCCGGATGGCGGCGCTTCGATATGGGAAGAAACAATTCGCTCTATCCGCCGGTTGAATCCTGACTGTTCGGTGGAGGTGCTCATCCCTGATATGAAGTCCGACGATGAGGCACTGCTGACAATTTTCACTGCACAGCCGGATATTCTCGGGCACAACGTAGAG from Candidatus Neomarinimicrobiota bacterium includes these protein-coding regions:
- a CDS encoding dihydrolipoamide acetyltransferase family protein, coding for MLVDVIMPKLGESITEGTIIEWRKQLGDEIGKDEALLDIGTDKVDSEIPSPAVGVVVEILAQPNDVIPVGETIARIETDSDAAVVVPSGEEESQATAEIDEGVEVEPEPADGDEPEAVIDKTAPTARQPREKRQYYTPLVRSIARKENIAEDELAALEGSGRGGRVTKADILAYLKAGRMASVSVTPAPGLKEEVVELSRMRQIIAEHMRLSLDTSAHTYLISECDVSGIVEYVTQEKDRFLLRESFELTYTPFFIQAAVRAIEHYPIFNASLDGTTIHHHRNINIGLAVALEEGLMVPVIKNCEELNFFGICRKTRDLAQRARSGNILPDELQGSTFSITNYGVFGNILGTPIINQPNAAILGVGAVKKKPVVRESEHGDAIVVRSMVYLSLGLDHRLIDGSGGGRFLQRMVDCLENLNTSVLL
- a CDS encoding methyltransferase domain-containing protein; its protein translation is MAKIDHVLKLYAETIRSPYLHYGLWENPETVDVESTTLSEIRDAQERYIVHLADLIPAGVKTVLDAGCGIGGNTAFLKERGFEVEALSPDSYQEELFHQKFNSDVKFYRTRFESFETQKKYDLILMSESAAYIRMESGIEKAWYLLSTGGYWLVSDYFVSSSDGGDSPHLKSAHRLDRYLEAAKSGGFDLIVERDITENVMPTLDAAYHFYNRFIVPMAEYASHSATKNAPKLSKLFKLVYGKKIRQKMDQVDYLKSSEFRKYRKYMVLLFQKGER
- the lipA gene encoding lipoyl synthase; this translates as MTPAVRSSEANPQMERKPDWLKVTLRSGQNFSELKGMVRDGNLHTVCEEALCPNIYECWERRSATLMILGDVCTRSCGFCNVKTGKPTWYDAREPQRTAEAVHQMQLKHCVITSVNRDELPDGGASIWEETIRSIRRLNPDCSVEVLIPDMKSDDEALLTIFTAQPDILGHNVETVPRFYGEVRPQARYDWSLAVLRRSKEFGLRTKTAFMVGLGETAEEVFSLMEDVAETGCDILAIGQYLRPTRRHVPVQRFVHPDEFA